The proteins below come from a single Cervus elaphus chromosome 4, mCerEla1.1, whole genome shotgun sequence genomic window:
- the CBLN1 gene encoding cerebellin-1 produces the protein MLGVVELLLLGAAWLAGPARGQNETEPIVLEGKCLVVCDSNPTSDPTGTALGISVRSGSAKVAFSAIRSTNHEPSEMSNRTMIIYFDQVLVNIGNNFDSERSTFIAPRKGIYSFNFHVVKVYNRQTIQVSLMLNGWPVISAFAGDQDVTREAASNGVLIQMEKGDRAYLKLERGNLMGGWKYSTFSGFLVFPL, from the exons ATGCTGGGCGTcgtggagctgctgctgctgggggcaGCATGGTTGGCGGGCCCGGCCCGCGGGCAGAACGAGACGGAGCCCATCGTGCTAGAAGGCAAGTGCCTGGTGGTTTGCGACTCCAACCCTACGTCCGATCCCACGGGCACAGCTCTGGGCATCTCTGTGCGCTCCGGCAGCGCCAAGGTGGCTTTCTCTGCCATCAGAAGCACCAACCATGAGCCGTCCGAGATGAGTAATCGCACCATGATCATCTACTTCGACCAG GTACTAGTGAACATCGGGAACAACTTTGATTCAGAACGCAGCACTTTCATTGCCCCGCGCAAAGGAATCTACAGTTTTAACTTCCACGTGGTAAAAGTCTACAACAGACAGACCATCCAG gtgAGCCTCATGTTAAACGGGTGGCCGGTGATTTCAGCCTTCGCTGGTGACCAGGACGTGACCCGGGAGGCCGCCAGCAACGGAGTTCTAATCCAGATGGAGAAAGGCGACCGAGCATACCTCAAGCTGGAGCGGGGAAACTTGATGGGGGGCTGGAAGTATTCGACCTTCTCCGGATTCCTCGTATTTCCCCTCTGA